A single window of Acetohalobium arabaticum DSM 5501 DNA harbors:
- a CDS encoding chemotaxis protein CheC, with amino-acid sequence MEDGVQTDLTELSDIQLDALKEIANIGAGNAATAFSQMLDRRIDMSVPKVDIMPLNEIPEILGGPESLIAGILVEVMGEIPGKILFALDEASAKRMTALLVDRRLNNVEEQTEEIQESTLKEMGNILTNSYLNALSRMTNLSSVPSVPGLAQDMAGAILEVAFLQVGYIGDYALVVETEFWDGKDKISGNFFFIPTPESLNKILSKLGVGQI; translated from the coding sequence ATGGAAGACGGGGTGCAGACTGATTTAACTGAACTTTCCGATATACAGTTAGATGCTCTAAAAGAGATAGCTAATATAGGTGCCGGAAATGCTGCTACTGCTTTTTCACAGATGCTGGACCGAAGGATTGATATGAGCGTACCGAAAGTAGATATTATGCCGTTAAATGAAATACCGGAGATTTTGGGCGGTCCTGAATCATTAATAGCTGGAATTTTAGTTGAAGTAATGGGGGAGATTCCAGGCAAGATTTTATTTGCTCTGGATGAAGCTAGTGCTAAAAGAATGACTGCTCTATTAGTGGATAGAAGATTGAATAATGTAGAGGAACAGACAGAAGAAATTCAGGAATCTACTCTAAAAGAGATGGGAAATATTCTGACTAATTCCTATTTAAATGCTTTAAGCAGAATGACTAATTTATCTTCGGTGCCTTCAGTTCCAGGTTTAGCACAGGATATGGCAGGGGCGATTTTAGAAGTTGCTTTTTTACAGGTAGGTTATATTGGAGATTATGCTTTAGTAGTTGAAACTGAATTCTGGGATGGAAAAGATAAGATTTCAGGTAACTTCTTCTTTATTCCTACTCCTGAATCTCTAAATAAGATTTTGTCCAAGCTCGGAGTGGGGCAGATATGA
- a CDS encoding FapA family protein, translated as MREVKLEATNEAEAIQKALEELELQKDYSRDELDIKAELIEEEKGFLGFGAKKIYQVQVSIPEDGEEKASEEVEEKVEFQDGEVDLIVNEEGIFIQLTPPQGNGEEVSLVQIEDLLEAKEITEVDYDQVSEALTEDIYNEPIQVAQRKPELDRDAEIGVNLKNDGMEAYLSIKPALGGKKATLERIKSALAEAGVAFGIKEQKLKDLVDEDGVLKQEIEEVLIAKGAEPVKGSPAEIDFKFDLESEERQVRELENGSVDYLNLNKINNVKPGDVLATKTPSQSGSPGTTVTGDKVEPEPVEDKSIPAGKNTKLSSDSLTLESEIEGQVIYERDKIDVVPVHTVQGDVDLSTGNIKFVGTVVIEGDVIDGMRVEAKEDIQVKGSVHAAELEAGEEILVKNGFIGKDKGELSADGDIKVKFIENGRVVTDNDLIVTEAIMHSDIDAARIIRVENKGLIVGGKIRAGREIEAKVVGSNLGTKTELYVGVTPELRDKYNQLKDELADYQQELEEAVKTIKYLKKKQEQNDGQLSDRDREVMGQKTRARFQTAKEIEDLKEDKESLEKRLDEGKNGRIKVQDTLHSGVKLTIGTEVKRISKKLTNVQYYIEDGEVNKGSYS; from the coding sequence ATGAGGGAAGTTAAATTAGAAGCTACAAATGAAGCTGAAGCAATTCAAAAAGCACTTGAAGAATTGGAACTACAAAAGGATTATAGTCGAGACGAGCTGGATATTAAGGCAGAATTAATAGAAGAGGAGAAAGGATTTTTAGGCTTTGGAGCGAAGAAGATTTATCAAGTTCAGGTTTCTATTCCTGAAGATGGAGAGGAAAAAGCTTCAGAAGAGGTGGAGGAAAAAGTTGAATTTCAGGATGGAGAAGTTGACTTAATTGTTAATGAAGAAGGAATTTTTATTCAATTAACTCCGCCACAGGGTAATGGAGAAGAGGTTAGCCTTGTTCAGATAGAAGATTTATTAGAAGCAAAAGAGATAACAGAAGTGGATTATGACCAGGTCAGTGAAGCCTTGACTGAGGATATCTATAATGAGCCGATACAGGTTGCACAGAGGAAGCCGGAATTAGACCGGGATGCTGAGATTGGAGTGAATCTCAAGAATGATGGAATGGAAGCTTATTTATCAATTAAGCCTGCTTTAGGAGGAAAGAAAGCAACTCTAGAACGAATCAAATCTGCTTTAGCAGAGGCAGGAGTTGCATTTGGAATTAAAGAACAGAAATTAAAGGATTTAGTTGATGAAGATGGAGTCTTAAAACAGGAAATAGAAGAAGTATTGATTGCTAAAGGAGCTGAACCAGTAAAGGGTAGCCCGGCAGAGATTGATTTTAAGTTTGATCTTGAGAGTGAAGAGCGGCAGGTGCGGGAATTAGAGAATGGGAGTGTTGACTATCTTAATTTAAATAAGATTAATAATGTTAAGCCTGGTGATGTATTAGCGACTAAAACTCCATCCCAATCGGGTAGTCCTGGTACAACAGTAACTGGGGATAAGGTCGAACCTGAACCAGTGGAAGATAAATCTATTCCTGCTGGCAAGAATACTAAACTTAGTTCTGACAGTTTAACATTGGAATCAGAAATTGAAGGACAGGTAATCTATGAAAGAGATAAGATAGATGTAGTTCCCGTCCATACAGTTCAGGGAGATGTTGATCTGTCAACAGGCAATATTAAGTTTGTTGGTACGGTGGTTATTGAAGGTGATGTGATCGATGGGATGAGGGTTGAAGCCAAAGAGGATATTCAGGTTAAGGGGAGTGTACATGCTGCTGAATTAGAAGCCGGAGAAGAAATTTTAGTTAAGAATGGATTTATAGGTAAGGATAAAGGAGAGCTTAGTGCTGACGGAGATATTAAGGTTAAGTTTATAGAGAATGGCAGAGTAGTTACTGATAATGATTTGATAGTTACAGAAGCAATTATGCATAGTGATATAGATGCTGCTAGAATAATTAGAGTTGAGAATAAGGGCCTGATTGTAGGAGGAAAGATAAGAGCCGGTAGAGAGATAGAGGCTAAAGTTGTAGGTTCCAATTTAGGTACTAAAACGGAGTTATATGTAGGTGTTACTCCTGAACTGCGGGACAAATATAATCAGTTAAAGGATGAACTGGCTGATTATCAACAGGAATTAGAAGAAGCAGTAAAGACAATTAAGTATCTTAAGAAGAAACAGGAGCAGAATGATGGCCAGCTATCTGATCGAGACAGAGAAGTTATGGGGCAGAAGACTAGAGCTAGATTTCAGACTGCTAAAGAGATTGAAGACTTAAAAGAAGATAAAGAGAGTCTTGAAAAGAGATTGGATGAAGGGAAAAACGGCAGAATTAAGGTACAGGATACACTCCATTCAGGAGTGAAATTAACTATTGGTACTGAGGTGAAAAGGATTAGTAAAAAGCTGACCAATGTGCAGTATTATATAGAAGACGGAGAAGTAAATAAAGGTTCTTACTCCTAA
- a CDS encoding FliA/WhiG family RNA polymerase sigma factor, whose translation MKIARPKDKTEQKLWIEFKEHNNQQAKEELMLRFMPLVKYVANRVAINLPDKFEFEDLQNYGIIGLIDAIERFDHRRGMKFSTYAISRIRGSIIDQLRRLDWVPTTIRRKAKQVAEINSELANKLGRLPTDEEIRQELDLDSDEYSQLMSEINIPQETSLDSFINSRQADGVTLIEVIADEDAARPEQTFRYEEIKRILGEAIEKLKPQERKVVTLYYYEGLNLTEIGEVLEVTTARISQLHTKAIYRLRGYLSRKKEELLE comes from the coding sequence ATCAAGATAGCCAGACCAAAGGATAAAACCGAGCAGAAGTTATGGATTGAATTTAAGGAGCATAATAATCAACAGGCTAAAGAGGAGTTAATGCTTCGCTTTATGCCTTTAGTAAAGTATGTAGCTAATAGAGTGGCTATTAACCTTCCTGATAAATTTGAATTTGAAGACCTACAGAATTATGGAATCATTGGTTTAATTGATGCTATAGAGCGTTTTGACCACCGCCGCGGTATGAAATTCTCTACTTATGCTATTTCTCGAATTAGAGGTAGCATTATTGACCAATTAAGAAGATTGGACTGGGTACCAACTACAATTCGGCGTAAAGCTAAACAAGTAGCAGAAATTAATTCTGAGTTAGCAAATAAATTAGGAAGACTGCCTACTGATGAAGAGATAAGACAAGAATTAGATTTAGATTCTGATGAATACAGCCAGTTGATGTCTGAAATCAATATTCCCCAGGAAACCTCTTTGGATAGCTTTATTAATAGCCGTCAGGCAGATGGAGTTACCTTAATTGAAGTAATTGCTGATGAAGATGCTGCCAGACCCGAACAGACTTTTAGATATGAAGAAATAAAAAGGATTTTAGGAGAAGCAATTGAAAAGTTAAAACCACAGGAGAGAAAGGTAGTTACTCTCTATTATTATGAAGGCTTAAATCTAACCGAGATTGGTGAAGTACTGGAAGTTACAACTGCTAGAATCTCTCAGCTCCATACAAAGGCTATCTATAGATTAAGAGGATACCTAAGTCGAAAAAAAGAAGAGTTACTGGAGTGA
- a CDS encoding chemotaxis protein CheD, whose protein sequence is MSKIRVKMADLNVGKKNDVLITSGLGSCVGVALYDSHSQIGGLAHIMLPEVPDNRENNNPAKYADTAVELLLEEMKKIGANTRRLKAKIAGGAQMFDFDNSDSNMKIGTRNVKAVKRILREENIRILGSDVGRDYGRTMEFYTEDGRTLIKTVKGEDQVL, encoded by the coding sequence ATGAGCAAAATCAGAGTAAAGATGGCAGATTTAAATGTAGGAAAAAAAAATGATGTGTTGATAACTTCTGGTTTGGGATCATGTGTAGGAGTGGCCCTATATGATTCTCATTCTCAGATCGGTGGTTTAGCCCATATTATGTTACCAGAAGTACCTGACAATCGGGAAAATAATAATCCGGCTAAGTATGCAGATACTGCTGTGGAGCTTCTGTTAGAGGAAATGAAGAAAATTGGAGCCAATACCAGAAGATTAAAGGCCAAAATTGCTGGTGGAGCCCAGATGTTTGACTTTGATAATTCTGATTCCAATATGAAGATTGGAACGCGGAATGTCAAAGCAGTTAAAAGAATTCTGCGCGAAGAGAATATTAGAATATTAGGGTCTGATGTAGGTAGAGATTACGGTCGGACTATGGAATTTTATACAGAGGACGGTAGAACATTAATCAAGACAGTTAAGGGCGAGGACCAGGTTTTATAA
- the flhA gene encoding flagellar biosynthesis protein FlhA, with translation MAAPSDNLAPASFTQYSDIIFALAVVTIVVMFIIPLPTFLLDVLLSANIAFGLTILLISMYTVEPLEFSVFPTLLLIATLFRLALNVSTTRLILGEAYAGEVILSFGEFVVGGNYVVGFVIFIILIVIQYVVITKGAERVAEVTARFTLDALPGKQMSIDADLNAGLITEAEARAQRKKLRDESDFYGAMDGASKFVKGDAIAGIIITLINVIGGLVIGVLQQGMAVTEALQTYTLLTIGDGLVSQIPALLISTAAGIVVTRAASESNLGEDLSNQMLAQPKSLLIVSGVLTLFAFVSGLPTIPFLLLAVMLAGLGYTLYQTQQEIVEEETASEEEEEVAQYEEQEDIDELLKVDPMEVEVGYNLIPLVVPEQGGDLLDRVSMIRRQCALEMGIIIPPIRIRDNMQLEPDHYQVNLRGIEIASHEIMVNHYLAMDSGMVTEEIDGIETTEPAFDLPALWISEDQKEEAELAGYTIVDPPSVIATHLTELIKDHAHELLGRQEVQELIDNLKDDYSAVIDELIPELMTIGEIQKVLQNLLKEGIPVRDLVTILETLADEARNTKDIDILTEYARQALSRQISELYKDDKNNIHVLTLDPQLEERISDSIERTEQGAYVTLTPETAQQLFNNLSQKIQEMMQQGYDPIVLTSPIVRYHFKDLTEQVASDLTVLSFNELEPDLNVQTVGMVSL, from the coding sequence TTGGCCGCTCCTAGTGATAATTTAGCTCCAGCAAGCTTTACTCAATATAGTGATATTATTTTTGCTTTAGCAGTTGTTACAATCGTAGTTATGTTTATTATACCGCTGCCTACTTTCTTATTGGATGTATTATTATCGGCTAATATTGCGTTTGGTTTAACAATTCTTTTAATTTCAATGTATACTGTAGAACCGCTGGAGTTTTCTGTCTTTCCGACTTTACTGTTGATTGCTACTCTTTTTCGGTTAGCTTTAAATGTTTCCACTACTAGATTGATTTTAGGGGAAGCCTATGCTGGAGAAGTGATATTAAGTTTTGGAGAATTTGTAGTCGGAGGTAATTATGTAGTAGGATTTGTAATCTTTATTATCCTAATTGTAATTCAGTATGTAGTAATTACTAAGGGAGCAGAAAGAGTGGCTGAAGTTACTGCCCGCTTTACTTTAGATGCTTTACCCGGTAAGCAGATGAGTATTGATGCCGATTTAAATGCTGGTTTAATTACAGAAGCTGAAGCCAGAGCTCAGAGGAAGAAATTACGTGATGAATCGGACTTTTATGGGGCTATGGATGGTGCCAGTAAATTCGTTAAGGGTGATGCAATTGCTGGAATTATAATTACCTTAATAAATGTAATCGGTGGTTTAGTAATCGGTGTCTTACAGCAGGGAATGGCAGTCACAGAAGCACTCCAGACTTATACTCTGTTAACGATTGGTGATGGTCTAGTGAGCCAGATTCCAGCTCTTTTAATTTCTACTGCTGCTGGAATTGTAGTTACTAGAGCAGCTTCGGAATCAAATTTAGGAGAAGATCTTTCCAATCAGATGTTAGCTCAGCCCAAGAGTTTACTGATTGTCTCAGGAGTACTTACTTTATTTGCTTTTGTCAGTGGTTTACCGACTATACCGTTCTTATTACTGGCAGTAATGCTGGCAGGATTAGGATATACCCTCTATCAGACACAGCAGGAGATAGTTGAAGAAGAGACAGCAAGCGAAGAAGAGGAAGAGGTTGCCCAGTATGAAGAACAGGAAGATATTGATGAATTATTAAAAGTAGATCCTATGGAAGTTGAGGTAGGTTATAATTTAATTCCTTTAGTAGTACCAGAACAGGGCGGGGATCTGCTGGATAGAGTATCAATGATTCGCCGACAGTGTGCCCTAGAGATGGGGATTATTATTCCTCCGATTAGAATTAGGGATAATATGCAGTTAGAGCCGGACCATTATCAGGTGAATTTAAGGGGGATTGAGATTGCTAGCCATGAAATAATGGTTAACCATTATTTAGCTATGGATTCAGGAATGGTTACTGAGGAGATAGATGGAATTGAAACTACTGAACCGGCTTTTGATCTACCGGCCTTATGGATCAGTGAAGATCAGAAAGAAGAAGCCGAATTGGCCGGTTATACGATTGTGGATCCGCCTTCAGTGATTGCTACACATTTAACTGAGCTGATTAAGGATCATGCTCATGAATTATTGGGCAGACAGGAAGTTCAGGAGTTGATCGATAATTTAAAAGATGACTATTCAGCAGTAATTGATGAATTGATTCCTGAGCTGATGACTATTGGTGAGATTCAAAAAGTGCTTCAGAATTTATTGAAAGAAGGTATTCCGGTTCGGGATTTAGTAACTATTCTGGAAACATTAGCTGATGAAGCCAGAAATACAAAGGATATCGATATCCTGACAGAGTATGCCCGCCAGGCTTTATCGCGGCAGATTTCGGAGTTATATAAGGATGATAAGAATAATATTCATGTATTAACCTTGGACCCACAGTTAGAAGAAAGAATTTCTGATTCAATTGAGCGGACTGAGCAGGGGGCTTATGTAACCTTAACCCCTGAAACTGCCCAGCAGCTCTTTAATAATCTATCTCAGAAAATACAGGAGATGATGCAGCAGGGCTATGATCCGATAGTATTGACTTCGCCAATAGTTAGATACCACTTTAAAGATTTGACAGAACAGGTAGCTTCTGATTTAACTGTTCTATCCTTTAATGAATTAGAGCCTGACTTAAATGTGCAGACAGTAGGGATGGTGAGTTTATAA
- a CDS encoding flagellar brake protein produces MANLSLEIDQSVEVEVKSGSYTGSYICKVIDIAEDIIQLTLPIKKEAVVPLSVGTRLEVSFSDECAKYSFRTKVLSRHKANNVAVCEVEFPAKVNKIQRRDFVRVPIREEVEYRQLELDDLQELEDEEDKQEDFKLTFTRDISGGGLLLAVQEYISPNSFVELKFDIEDFSFDKVIGEVLRVDQLAEEDEKIGLAIKYINISQSEQDEIVQWVLQKQLELHKKGLL; encoded by the coding sequence ATGGCTAATTTAAGTCTAGAGATTGATCAATCAGTTGAAGTGGAGGTTAAATCTGGTTCATATACCGGGAGTTATATCTGTAAAGTTATTGATATAGCTGAAGATATAATCCAGCTTACTTTACCGATTAAAAAGGAGGCTGTAGTTCCGCTATCAGTAGGGACTAGATTAGAGGTATCCTTTAGTGATGAATGTGCTAAATATAGTTTTCGGACTAAAGTCTTATCCCGTCATAAGGCTAATAATGTAGCAGTTTGTGAGGTAGAATTCCCGGCTAAAGTAAATAAGATTCAGAGAAGGGATTTTGTTCGGGTACCGATAAGAGAAGAAGTTGAATATCGTCAGCTTGAGTTAGATGATTTACAGGAATTAGAAGATGAAGAAGATAAGCAGGAAGACTTTAAATTAACCTTTACAAGAGATATAAGCGGTGGGGGATTACTGTTGGCTGTGCAGGAATATATTTCTCCAAATTCATTTGTAGAACTTAAATTTGATATTGAAGACTTCAGTTTTGATAAAGTAATAGGTGAAGTGTTGCGGGTAGACCAATTGGCCGAAGAGGATGAAAAGATTGGTTTAGCAATTAAATATATCAATATTTCCCAATCAGAACAGGATGAGATCGTCCAGTGGGTACTACAGAAACAATTAGAATTACATAAAAAAGGTCTTTTGTAA
- the flhB gene encoding flagellar biosynthesis protein FlhB, translating into MPAEEKTEDPTPKRRQEAREEGQVAQSQELSMAFTLLFSFIMLFFLMDNILYESMEFMNKYFTDYMTMTLNLQTFYTLLLELMQFIFRLVAPLMFVVALVGVVVGLLQTGFLFTPTSLQPDPSKLDPVSGFKQIFSKQTVAEFFKSILKISIVGGIAYLTIKDNLPQLIMFSKMGLNQVVSLIGSIIYSLAIKVSLILILLGILDFIYQKWEHEQQLKMTKQEVKEEKKQTEGNPEIKKRQKEKQQEMAMNRMMESVPEADVVITNPTHIAVAIKFDIDNMDAPIVVAKGKGEIAHKIKKKAEECGIEIVEEKPLARALYGQVEIEEEIPMELYQAVAEILAYVYQLNDERRY; encoded by the coding sequence ATGCCGGCAGAAGAAAAAACTGAAGATCCTACTCCAAAAAGGCGTCAGGAAGCCAGAGAAGAAGGACAGGTAGCCCAAAGCCAGGAATTATCTATGGCTTTTACTCTCTTATTCAGTTTTATTATGCTTTTTTTCTTGATGGATAATATCCTATACGAAAGTATGGAGTTTATGAATAAATATTTTACTGACTACATGACAATGACGCTGAATCTGCAGACCTTTTATACTTTACTGTTAGAGCTTATGCAGTTTATTTTTCGGTTGGTTGCTCCACTTATGTTTGTAGTAGCACTAGTAGGTGTTGTTGTTGGATTGTTGCAGACAGGATTTCTATTTACTCCTACATCCTTACAGCCTGACCCTAGCAAATTAGATCCGGTTTCTGGTTTTAAGCAGATCTTTTCTAAACAGACAGTAGCAGAATTTTTTAAATCAATTTTAAAGATATCTATTGTAGGAGGTATAGCCTATTTAACAATTAAGGATAATCTACCTCAATTAATTATGTTTAGTAAGATGGGGCTTAATCAGGTTGTTTCCTTAATTGGAAGTATAATTTATTCACTGGCAATTAAGGTTAGTTTAATTTTAATTTTGTTAGGCATTTTGGACTTTATTTACCAGAAATGGGAGCATGAACAGCAGCTGAAGATGACTAAACAGGAAGTAAAAGAAGAGAAGAAGCAGACTGAGGGTAATCCTGAAATAAAGAAGAGACAGAAAGAAAAACAGCAGGAGATGGCTATGAACCGGATGATGGAGTCTGTTCCTGAAGCTGATGTAGTGATTACAAATCCGACTCATATTGCTGTAGCTATTAAGTTTGATATTGATAATATGGATGCTCCAATAGTAGTAGCCAAAGGTAAAGGAGAAATAGCCCACAAGATTAAGAAGAAAGCTGAAGAATGCGGAATAGAGATTGTAGAAGAGAAACCATTAGCCAGAGCTTTATATGGTCAAGTTGAGATAGAGGAAGAGATACCAATGGAATTATATCAGGCAGTAGCCGAGATACTAGCTTATGTCTATCAGTTGAATGACGAAAGGAGGTATTAG
- the flhF gene encoding flagellar biosynthesis protein FlhF, whose translation MEVKRYRGENMQEAMFKVKADLGSDAIILHTRKFKEGGFLGLFGTEMVEVVATIEDEVHNTKDKEEKQKVESELNQVKQMMGNVLQKLEENKLQSSYTNLPENLKEVVDRLLAQGITDELATEILIAVNDKLGPKEIEDKEIIKSLFSEEIKARLNPVSPITLSDQESKVVAFIGPTGVGKTTTVAKLAADFSLTKNKDVGLVTADTYRIAAVEQLKTYSEIINVPLEVVYNSAELEQALDKFAAKDLVLVDTAGRSQNNEMHMSELDALLAKIDVAEKHLVLSAITKFKDLLDIILSFQQIGLDKFIFTKLDETKDLGMLVNIIDQFDAELSYITNGQNVPEDIEVFKPEKIVNSLLEE comes from the coding sequence ATGGAAGTTAAACGCTATCGCGGAGAAAATATGCAGGAAGCAATGTTTAAAGTAAAGGCTGATTTAGGTTCAGATGCTATTATTCTACATACTCGTAAATTCAAAGAAGGCGGTTTTTTAGGGCTGTTTGGAACGGAAATGGTAGAAGTAGTAGCTACTATAGAGGATGAAGTCCATAATACAAAAGATAAAGAAGAGAAACAGAAGGTAGAGTCAGAATTAAATCAGGTAAAACAGATGATGGGGAATGTCTTACAGAAATTAGAAGAGAATAAACTACAGTCTTCTTATACTAATTTACCGGAAAACTTAAAAGAAGTAGTAGATAGATTATTAGCCCAAGGAATAACAGATGAGTTAGCAACTGAAATTTTGATAGCAGTTAATGATAAGTTAGGCCCTAAAGAAATTGAAGATAAAGAGATAATAAAGAGCTTATTTTCCGAAGAAATAAAGGCTAGATTAAATCCAGTATCTCCAATAACGCTTTCGGATCAAGAATCTAAAGTAGTTGCTTTTATAGGTCCTACCGGAGTAGGGAAAACAACTACTGTGGCGAAATTGGCTGCTGATTTTAGTTTAACAAAGAATAAAGATGTGGGTTTAGTTACAGCTGATACCTATCGGATTGCTGCTGTAGAACAGCTCAAGACTTATAGTGAAATAATCAATGTTCCTTTGGAAGTAGTCTATAATTCTGCTGAACTAGAACAGGCTCTAGATAAATTTGCTGCTAAAGATTTAGTCTTGGTCGATACAGCAGGCCGAAGCCAGAATAATGAAATGCATATGTCGGAGCTAGATGCTTTACTGGCTAAAATAGATGTGGCAGAAAAACATTTAGTATTGAGTGCAATTACTAAATTTAAAGATTTATTAGATATTATTTTAAGCTTTCAGCAGATAGGACTTGATAAATTTATCTTTACTAAATTAGATGAAACTAAAGATTTAGGAATGCTTGTAAATATCATTGATCAATTTGATGCTGAATTATCATATATAACTAATGGTCAGAATGTTCCCGAAGATATAGAGGTATTTAAACCAGAAAAGATAGTAAATTCTCTTTTGGAGGAGTAG
- a CDS encoding DUF6115 domain-containing protein yields MLKILILSLGISCIAASLFLAYRQEKKVGHELRKREVRLNRLLQQVNNLLDRLEKQYSTLEEEQKSDFVDTLDFKLKEDYHPDKKVESINQNLNKEDRKREDAAKTEKHKQINELLNSGFNYSEIAQHLNMGRREVELIHKLND; encoded by the coding sequence ATGTTAAAAATATTAATTTTGAGTCTAGGAATTAGTTGTATAGCAGCTTCCTTATTTCTGGCTTATCGCCAAGAAAAGAAGGTTGGACATGAGCTAAGAAAGAGAGAAGTGAGATTGAATCGGTTATTACAGCAGGTTAATAATCTTTTAGATAGATTAGAAAAGCAGTATTCAACACTAGAAGAAGAACAGAAATCGGATTTTGTTGATACTTTAGATTTTAAGTTAAAAGAAGATTATCACCCGGACAAAAAGGTAGAAAGTATAAACCAGAACCTAAATAAGGAAGATAGAAAGAGAGAAGATGCTGCAAAGACCGAAAAACATAAGCAGATCAATGAATTGTTAAATTCAGGATTTAATTATTCTGAGATTGCTCAACATCTGAATATGGGGCGTAGGGAAGTAGAATTAATCCATAAGTTAAATGACTGA
- a CDS encoding MinD/ParA family protein, with the protein MKDQAHGLRELVQKQSTTHQEDQKKPEEELARIYSVASGKGGVGKTNFTVNLSLALQAKDRRVGIIDADLGMANIDVVLGLTPQYNLGHVIKGKKKIEEIIVEGPQNLEVIPGTSGAEELANLTDYQLQNLINSWQVLENKYDIILIDIGAGISKSVIDFALAADEIIIISTPEPTSVTDAYGLIKTIVNQQQISEINLVVNRTESDREGKRISNRVTEVVNDFLEIQVNVLGTIPEDKNVIKAVKRQHPFWLEFPNSKAANAIKEIRNQLLDIKEENTSTGVKGFFSKLFGLTDK; encoded by the coding sequence ATGAAAGATCAAGCCCATGGACTCAGAGAATTAGTTCAAAAACAGAGTACTACACACCAGGAAGACCAAAAGAAGCCAGAGGAAGAATTGGCTCGGATATATTCCGTTGCTAGCGGCAAAGGAGGAGTAGGCAAGACTAATTTTACTGTTAATCTATCTTTAGCTCTGCAGGCTAAAGATAGAAGAGTAGGAATTATTGATGCTGATTTAGGAATGGCCAATATAGATGTAGTTTTGGGGCTTACTCCTCAGTATAACCTAGGCCATGTGATTAAAGGAAAGAAAAAGATAGAAGAGATTATTGTTGAAGGTCCGCAGAATTTAGAGGTTATTCCTGGGACTTCTGGTGCAGAAGAACTGGCTAATTTAACGGATTACCAGCTGCAGAACTTAATTAATAGCTGGCAGGTGTTAGAAAATAAGTATGATATTATATTAATTGATATAGGAGCCGGTATTTCTAAATCAGTTATTGATTTTGCTTTAGCTGCTGATGAAATAATTATAATCTCGACGCCAGAGCCGACTTCAGTTACCGATGCTTATGGCTTAATTAAAACTATTGTTAATCAACAACAGATTTCTGAAATTAATCTGGTTGTTAATCGGACTGAAAGTGATAGAGAAGGAAAGAGGATTTCTAACCGGGTCACTGAAGTTGTTAATGACTTTCTGGAGATTCAAGTAAATGTGTTAGGAACTATTCCTGAAGATAAGAATGTAATTAAGGCTGTCAAAAGACAGCATCCCTTCTGGTTAGAATTTCCTAATTCTAAAGCAGCTAACGCGATTAAAGAGATCAGAAACCAACTATTGGATATTAAAGAGGAGAATACTTCTACAGGAGTAAAGGGCTTCTTTTCTAAATTATTTGGATTAACAGATAAATAG
- a CDS encoding endolytic transglycosylase MltG: MARKVLLGIGILLTVVGLLLIATDSLELQQPGETDEKQVKQKIDKKRIIREATELGMKFPEDLSKEEIKHQAKRVGLKLNSNNITSEKESNDNKPVRIEITSGATAGQVVQKLYQSKIIKDRQALLELIKKANLENKILAGEYEFDSDISVEKILLNITGNRDQ; encoded by the coding sequence TTGGCTAGAAAAGTTTTATTAGGAATCGGAATTTTATTAACAGTGGTTGGATTATTGTTGATTGCAACTGATAGCTTAGAGCTTCAGCAACCTGGCGAGACTGATGAGAAACAGGTGAAGCAGAAAATAGATAAAAAAAGAATAATAAGAGAGGCTACTGAATTAGGAATGAAGTTTCCCGAAGATTTATCAAAGGAAGAAATTAAGCATCAAGCCAAACGGGTAGGATTAAAACTTAATTCTAACAATATAACATCAGAAAAAGAAAGTAATGACAATAAGCCGGTCAGGATTGAGATTACTAGTGGAGCAACAGCAGGTCAAGTTGTACAGAAATTATACCAGAGTAAAATTATTAAGGATAGACAAGCACTTCTAGAATTGATTAAGAAAGCAAATCTAGAAAATAAGATTTTAGCAGGAGAGTATGAATTTGATTCTGATATATCTGTAGAAAAAATTTTACTCAATATAACAGGAAATAGAGATCAGTAA